In one window of Spartinivicinus marinus DNA:
- the dnaX gene encoding DNA polymerase III subunit gamma/tau, translating into MSYQVLARKWRPKTFKAMVGQNHVLQALINALDHGRLHHAYLFTGTRGVGKTTIARILAKCLNCETGISSEPCGQCSACQEIDQGRFVDLLEVDAASRTKVEDTRELLDNVQYAPTRGRFKVYLIDEVHMLSAHSFNALLKTLEEPPPHVKFLLATTDPQKLPITILSRCLQFGLKNMPPERIVDYLTTVLEAEQVGYESTALWQIGRAADGSMRDALSLTDQAIAFGNGQVTEDKVAAMLGTIDQRQVYRVVAALASQQPVAVLAAVAHLAEFAPDYASVLADMLSVLHRVALAQMVPDAVDNSQGDQQQVLALATAMTAEDVQLFYQIGLQGRQDLAIAPDPRSGFEMVLLRMLAFRPQQGPVIPPTQPLPGNEALSTTDKPHDLGSQPNQTSNVSTTNTSSSASHVEATTQPEQSTEPQPLETSPTHTESTISQPAEDSTPSNSIEDASASAVQVPVPAAHDPVVAEPPSQQVTAQPSRALNPVATVNESVAELEAYQQYSEAMVPDYEYSTASAYQQSSSVVEPPVTSATPAAIKNPKQPVPGVAANTVDIPVANTSALKQAIVDEREHAADLTVTVAPTGTPLSTTEMAEPAPSATMLKEEVAKTFTLDTVQPTDWPQLYSQLSISGAANAIAQQMELVEITAGRWYFRIAKEHTVLLNDSQIQRVSQALSHYFATEIQVSLDQVVATKAETPAAYRARKRQERQTAAEQSIISDPNVQALMQHFSATIVENSVMPIDS; encoded by the coding sequence ATGAGCTATCAGGTATTGGCCAGAAAGTGGCGGCCAAAAACATTTAAAGCAATGGTTGGACAAAATCATGTACTCCAGGCATTAATTAATGCACTGGATCATGGCCGGTTACACCATGCCTATTTGTTTACTGGCACGCGAGGGGTAGGAAAAACTACCATTGCTCGTATTTTAGCCAAATGTTTGAACTGTGAAACGGGTATTAGCTCGGAGCCTTGTGGCCAATGCTCTGCTTGTCAGGAAATCGATCAGGGACGTTTTGTTGACCTATTGGAAGTAGATGCGGCATCCCGAACCAAAGTGGAAGATACCCGCGAACTGCTGGATAATGTGCAGTATGCCCCGACCCGTGGTCGTTTTAAAGTGTACCTGATTGACGAGGTACATATGCTGTCGGCCCACAGCTTTAATGCATTGCTTAAAACGCTTGAAGAACCACCGCCCCATGTAAAATTTTTGCTAGCAACGACTGACCCACAAAAATTACCAATCACGATTTTGTCTCGGTGTTTACAGTTTGGCCTAAAAAATATGCCACCAGAGCGGATAGTCGACTACCTGACAACAGTACTGGAGGCTGAACAGGTGGGTTATGAGTCAACAGCGCTGTGGCAAATAGGTCGAGCTGCGGATGGCAGTATGCGAGATGCACTAAGCTTGACGGATCAAGCCATCGCTTTTGGTAATGGCCAGGTGACAGAAGATAAAGTCGCTGCCATGTTAGGTACGATTGATCAGCGGCAGGTCTATCGAGTGGTAGCAGCATTAGCCAGTCAACAACCTGTTGCAGTATTAGCCGCCGTTGCACACTTAGCAGAATTTGCTCCTGACTACGCCAGCGTACTTGCAGATATGCTGTCGGTACTCCACCGGGTTGCGTTAGCGCAAATGGTACCGGATGCTGTCGATAACAGTCAGGGGGATCAGCAGCAGGTTTTGGCACTCGCAACAGCCATGACGGCAGAAGATGTGCAACTATTTTATCAGATAGGCTTGCAGGGGCGACAGGATTTAGCGATTGCGCCAGACCCGCGCTCAGGGTTTGAAATGGTGTTGTTGCGGATGCTGGCTTTTCGCCCTCAGCAGGGGCCGGTAATACCACCTACTCAGCCACTACCTGGTAATGAGGCCTTATCTACTACAGATAAACCTCATGATCTTGGCTCTCAGCCGAATCAAACCAGCAATGTTTCAACCACCAATACTTCAAGCAGTGCAAGCCATGTTGAAGCGACTACTCAGCCTGAGCAGTCCACTGAGCCACAGCCGTTAGAGACATCTCCTACACACACTGAATCAACCATTTCTCAACCGGCAGAAGACTCAACACCAAGCAATTCAATAGAAGATGCGTCTGCTAGTGCTGTACAAGTACCAGTGCCTGCTGCACATGACCCAGTTGTTGCCGAGCCTCCTAGCCAGCAAGTGACAGCTCAACCATCAAGGGCCTTGAACCCGGTGGCAACAGTCAATGAGTCGGTGGCTGAATTAGAAGCTTATCAGCAGTATTCTGAAGCGATGGTGCCAGACTACGAATACTCCACAGCCAGTGCATATCAGCAATCATCATCTGTTGTAGAGCCGCCAGTGACAAGTGCTACTCCAGCAGCTATCAAAAATCCTAAACAACCAGTGCCAGGGGTTGCCGCAAATACAGTAGATATACCAGTAGCGAATACCTCTGCACTTAAGCAGGCCATTGTGGATGAAAGGGAGCATGCTGCGGACTTAACTGTAACAGTGGCTCCTACTGGAACACCACTATCGACTACAGAAATGGCTGAACCTGCTCCCTCGGCGACTATGCTTAAAGAAGAGGTAGCAAAAACATTTACTTTGGACACCGTACAGCCGACAGACTGGCCACAGTTATACTCTCAACTGTCAATCAGTGGTGCAGCCAATGCCATTGCCCAGCAAATGGAGCTGGTCGAAATAACTGCTGGACGTTGGTATTTCCGCATTGCCAAAGAACATACTGTATTACTGAATGACAGTCAGATTCAGCGGGTGAGCCAGGCGCTATCGCATTATTTTGCCACTGAAATTCAAGTTTCACTTGATCAAGTGGTAGCAACTAAAGCGGAAACGCCAGCGGCTTATCGTGCCCGGAAGCGTCAGGAGCGACAAACTGCCGCAGAACAAAGTATTATTAGCGACCCAAATGTGCAGGCATTAATGCAGCACTTTTCTGCTACAATCGTCGAAAACTCAGTAATGCCTATCGACTCTTAA
- a CDS encoding YbaB/EbfC family nucleoid-associated protein, translated as MFKGGMGNLMKQAQQMQEQMQKVQEELANAEVTGESGAGLVSIVMTGRHDVKRVSIDPSLLQEDKEMLEDLIAAAVNDAVRKVEKNNQDKMANLTGGMKLPEGFKFPF; from the coding sequence ATGTTTAAAGGTGGTATGGGCAACCTAATGAAACAAGCCCAGCAGATGCAAGAGCAAATGCAAAAAGTGCAAGAAGAACTGGCTAATGCTGAGGTGACGGGTGAGTCTGGTGCAGGGTTGGTTAGCATTGTGATGACAGGCCGCCATGATGTTAAGCGAGTGAGTATTGATCCTAGCTTGCTGCAAGAAGATAAAGAAATGCTCGAAGATTTAATTGCAGCGGCGGTTAATGATGCAGTACGTAAAGTAGAAAAAAATAATCAAGATAAAATGGCCAACCTAACAGGTGGTATGAAATTACCTGAAGGTTTTAAGTTTCCATTTTAA
- the recR gene encoding recombination mediator RecR, with translation MSFSPLISELIAAFRCLPGVGPKSAQRMALHLLERDRHGALQLSYSLQQAANQVGNCQQCRTLCETTLCPICSSSRRQRETICVVETPADVLAIEQAGGFSGLYFVLMGHLSPLEGIGPEQLGLDQLIQRVKQDQVEELILATNPTVEGETTAHYIADQLQGLPVSISRIAHGIPLGGELEYVDGGTLAHALAGRKPWLVND, from the coding sequence ATGTCTTTTAGTCCTTTAATTTCTGAATTAATCGCTGCATTTCGCTGTTTACCCGGGGTAGGCCCCAAGTCAGCTCAACGGATGGCATTGCATTTATTAGAGCGTGATCGGCATGGCGCATTGCAACTATCCTATAGCTTGCAGCAGGCAGCCAATCAGGTAGGCAATTGCCAGCAATGCCGAACCTTATGTGAGACAACTCTTTGTCCCATTTGTAGCAGTAGTCGTCGGCAGCGAGAAACTATCTGTGTCGTTGAAACTCCTGCTGATGTATTGGCTATTGAGCAAGCAGGGGGGTTTAGCGGTTTATATTTTGTGCTGATGGGACACTTGTCTCCACTTGAAGGGATTGGTCCGGAGCAGCTGGGCTTGGATCAGTTGATTCAACGGGTAAAGCAAGACCAGGTTGAAGAGTTGATCTTAGCCACTAACCCTACTGTAGAGGGAGAGACCACCGCTCATTATATTGCTGACCAGCTTCAGGGACTACCGGTTAGCATATCAAGAATTGCGCATGGGATTCCGCTGGGTGGTGAACTGGAATATGTTGATGGTGGAACGTTGGCTCATGCATTAGCTGGACGTAAGCCCTGGCTAGTCAATGACTGA
- the rnd gene encoding ribonuclease D codes for MTDRFHSTISPLWITTNEALAQHAFAWLEQSHLALDTEFFRCQTFYAKPGLIQLATAEQVFFIDPLQVTDFEPLAKVLAASHVIKVLHACSEDLEIFQQLTGTLPVPLFDTQLAAAFSGLGPSVGYQRLVTELLGIQLAKDETRSDWLQRPLSDAQITYAALDVHYLWQLYQPLVSQLNKLQRLDWLQQECQQLIEQAANPQPPEQAYQQVKLAWKLRRSELAILRKLAAWREKEVRKRDIPRHRFLTDDQLWWLARIKPRKLVQLDKVRGIRKDQVAREGRTICGIIAKSSAEPADRWPKRLPKPLPKSSKSLITQVKKLAATVATTLSLPPELVIRKKQLDALIRSGLSDGYFNWPENLQPWRRELLGESLLVELRQLAKQQQCITVMNKQIVSIYKSPNKDEMYLYVAKQAKLSEVPEALLQLFGKPEHVLDLLLTPEKSLSRADVTQVMKAIDEKGFYLQMPPAKEDYLIELPEEFLSKGDPV; via the coding sequence ATGACTGATAGATTCCACTCAACCATTTCTCCTCTTTGGATTACGACCAATGAGGCCTTAGCCCAACATGCATTTGCCTGGTTAGAGCAGTCTCATTTAGCGTTGGATACTGAGTTTTTTCGTTGCCAGACGTTTTATGCTAAGCCTGGCCTGATTCAGCTAGCAACGGCTGAGCAGGTATTTTTTATTGATCCATTACAAGTCACTGATTTCGAACCTTTAGCTAAGGTGCTTGCAGCCTCACACGTCATCAAAGTGCTACATGCTTGCAGTGAGGACCTGGAAATATTTCAACAACTAACAGGGACACTCCCGGTGCCCTTGTTCGATACTCAGCTGGCCGCAGCATTTTCAGGATTGGGGCCATCGGTGGGCTATCAACGCCTGGTTACTGAGCTGTTGGGTATTCAGCTTGCGAAAGATGAAACACGCTCAGACTGGTTGCAGCGTCCGCTATCAGACGCGCAAATCACATATGCTGCACTAGATGTACACTACTTGTGGCAACTGTACCAGCCCCTGGTGAGCCAACTGAATAAGCTGCAACGGCTTGATTGGTTACAACAAGAGTGTCAGCAGCTTATTGAGCAGGCGGCTAATCCGCAACCACCAGAGCAGGCTTATCAACAGGTTAAACTAGCCTGGAAGCTGCGACGTAGCGAGCTGGCTATTTTGCGGAAGCTGGCAGCCTGGCGGGAAAAGGAAGTGAGAAAGCGGGATATACCTCGTCATCGTTTTTTGACGGATGATCAGTTATGGTGGCTTGCCAGAATTAAGCCCCGCAAATTGGTGCAACTGGATAAAGTGCGTGGGATTCGTAAAGATCAGGTAGCCCGCGAAGGGCGTACGATTTGTGGCATTATCGCTAAGTCATCGGCAGAGCCCGCAGACCGCTGGCCTAAGCGGTTGCCTAAGCCTTTGCCAAAATCGAGTAAATCGTTAATTACTCAAGTTAAAAAGCTAGCAGCAACGGTGGCAACAACACTTAGCCTGCCACCGGAATTGGTAATTAGAAAAAAACAGCTAGACGCATTAATCAGAAGTGGTTTATCCGATGGTTATTTTAACTGGCCTGAAAACTTACAACCTTGGCGTCGTGAGCTGCTGGGCGAGTCGCTACTGGTAGAATTAAGACAACTAGCAAAACAACAGCAATGTATTACTGTTATGAACAAACAAATTGTTTCTATATATAAAAGCCCTAATAAAGATGAAATGTATTTATATGTGGCAAAACAGGCGAAATTATCTGAAGTGCCTGAGGCTTTATTGCAATTATTTGGTAAGCCAGAACATGTGCTGGACTTGTTGCTGACTCCAGAAAAATCACTATCAAGAGCTGATGTTACTCAGGTGATGAAAGCAATTGATGAAAAGGGGTTTTATCTACAGATGCCACCTGCTAAAGAAGATTATCTGATTGAGTTACCTGAAGAGTTTTTATCTAAAGGAGACCCTGTGTAA
- a CDS encoding YcgN family cysteine cluster protein, whose product MARPLPFWQSKPLSAMSQTEWESLCDGCGLCCLHKLEDEDDGAVYYTQISCRWLDHQSCRCQDYQHRRQQVPGCLDVRAAQPQVYDWLPPSCAYRLLAEGEPLPVWHPLVSGNPDSVHQAGISLRGQMVAEHQVKEEDWPDYIIAIG is encoded by the coding sequence ATGGCTAGGCCATTACCTTTTTGGCAGTCTAAACCTCTGTCGGCAATGAGCCAGACAGAGTGGGAGTCCTTGTGTGATGGTTGTGGACTATGTTGTTTGCATAAACTGGAAGATGAAGATGATGGAGCGGTTTATTATACTCAAATCAGTTGTCGTTGGTTAGACCATCAAAGTTGTCGCTGTCAGGATTATCAACATCGACGACAGCAGGTACCCGGTTGTTTGGATGTTCGGGCAGCCCAACCACAAGTATACGACTGGTTGCCTCCTAGTTGTGCTTATCGGTTATTGGCTGAAGGGGAGCCTTTACCCGTCTGGCATCCATTGGTCAGTGGCAATCCTGATTCAGTGCATCAAGCAGGAATTTCGTTACGCGGGCAAATGGTGGCCGAGCATCAGGTTAAAGAAGAGGATTGGCCTGACTATATTATTGCAATAGGCTAA
- a CDS encoding PA2779 family protein has product MALTFGGRRLVALILTCCIALLSIQSTMVRAGMVGTDQVIAEEQHQVDKEALLSMLEEDEVKEKLQALGVPEEQVKSRIDAMTPEELAQFNEKLTELPAGSGVAGVIVLFLVVFIVTDMLCATDIFTFVRCIN; this is encoded by the coding sequence ATGGCACTGACATTCGGTGGGCGTCGTTTAGTGGCGCTTATTTTAACTTGTTGTATAGCACTGCTCTCAATTCAAAGCACGATGGTGCGAGCGGGTATGGTAGGTACTGATCAGGTCATCGCAGAAGAGCAGCACCAGGTAGATAAAGAAGCCCTGTTGAGTATGCTTGAAGAGGACGAAGTAAAGGAAAAGCTTCAAGCGCTAGGAGTACCAGAAGAACAAGTGAAATCACGAATTGATGCAATGACGCCTGAAGAGCTTGCACAATTCAATGAAAAATTAACTGAGCTGCCTGCGGGTAGTGGCGTTGCCGGTGTGATTGTCTTGTTTTTAGTGGTCTTTATTGTAACCGATATGCTGTGTGCGACGGATATATTTACCTTTGTACGCTGTATTAATTAA
- a CDS encoding PA2778 family cysteine peptidase yields MANFFRSLLLISYARHLLGIFILLVLTGCASNNFIKQMDELSADRFDADSFYQVELEQVPFFPQTEYHCGPAALATVLNYWDVPVVPDDLVDEVYTPAKQGSFQIELVAATRQRGLLAYEMKGSLQQLLAEITAGHPVLVMLNLGYSWYPQWHYAVVVGFEWSEKQVVLRSEQHKRYKMPLALFGKTWSRASYWGLVALPPDRLPATANPLTYLKAAQSLEQVSQRKAAIMAYQAALKTWPHQPIALLGLGNIYYANQQRQQSIDTLMTLVKEHPLHTVGWNNLGYALATSGCQKAAQQALTCGLTVQPKNSQLLATQQEIQALTVKRLLKQCPKVECDRSRKPNQQ; encoded by the coding sequence GTGGCAAATTTTTTTCGATCCTTACTGCTCATCTCTTATGCCCGGCACTTGCTGGGCATTTTTATTTTATTGGTATTAACGGGTTGTGCCAGTAATAATTTTATAAAACAAATGGATGAGTTATCTGCTGATCGTTTTGATGCTGACAGCTTTTATCAAGTAGAACTTGAGCAGGTCCCCTTTTTTCCTCAAACCGAATATCACTGTGGACCTGCTGCTCTGGCAACCGTTTTGAACTATTGGGATGTGCCAGTGGTGCCAGATGATTTAGTGGATGAGGTCTACACGCCAGCCAAACAAGGTAGTTTTCAGATTGAGCTGGTGGCCGCTACGCGTCAGCGTGGTTTATTGGCTTATGAAATGAAAGGTTCTTTACAACAGTTGTTGGCTGAAATTACCGCAGGGCATCCTGTGTTAGTGATGCTGAACTTGGGTTATAGCTGGTATCCACAGTGGCATTACGCGGTCGTTGTAGGGTTTGAATGGTCGGAAAAGCAGGTAGTGTTGAGGTCAGAACAACATAAGCGCTATAAAATGCCATTAGCCTTATTTGGGAAAACTTGGAGTAGGGCCAGCTATTGGGGGTTAGTTGCATTACCTCCTGACAGGCTGCCGGCAACAGCTAATCCTCTTACATACCTTAAGGCTGCGCAATCCCTAGAGCAGGTCAGTCAGCGTAAAGCGGCGATTATGGCCTATCAAGCCGCATTAAAAACCTGGCCTCATCAACCCATTGCTTTGTTAGGGTTAGGCAATATCTATTATGCTAATCAACAGAGACAACAATCGATAGATACTCTCATGACTTTGGTAAAGGAGCACCCTCTGCACACGGTGGGCTGGAATAATCTAGGTTATGCCTTGGCGACGAGTGGCTGTCAAAAAGCAGCACAGCAAGCGTTAACCTGTGGGTTGACTGTACAACCTAAGAATTCACAACTGCTGGCTACCCAGCAAGAGATTCAAGCACTAACAGTAAAAAGGCTGCTTAAGCAATGCCCTAAAGTAGAGTGTGACCGAAGTCGTAAGCCTAACCAACAGTAA
- a CDS encoding VWA domain-containing protein, which yields MTQRAGSIILASVFNSRLEVVKFIICTLRQGGWAFIPFLFLLLFHFVAVNAVFAEESDQSSAAKVAAADVRMLVDISGSMKINDPQNLRVPAIELMVELLPKGSKAGVWNFGQHIKPLVPYADVNDQWRQQARQQVEKINSTGLFTNIGEALNAAAFDRNTQAKQPRHIILLTDGMVDIAKDPDKNKAERERIITEQIPILSQAGYTIHTIALSSNSDRELMDTLAIETGGFSSEANDAEALTKLFLKALEQTAPAEQVPLKDNKFLVDSSVEEFTLLVFKPRPEAVTQLLSPDQTRYSKDNTTDDIKWHSTDQYDLVTVQKPYEGEWLLQAEPDPDNRVTIVSDLKLKVKEIPSNLFLGQEVELDFWFEEQGKTILKQDFLQVIQGSWRVYQTAKLISEQPVKGEDSVKEGHFTDLLKPFPELGDYRIELVIDANTFNRRYAKLVSVRQPFKIESELLTDDGQDKYLVVVKPRSQSIDRKSSKVVAQVRYPDGTKQLRPVPLYKDGRSWRFSIERLQQGQHKVFFNINAQAKDGQSLKIETAPIILNYPETQTATAEAGVTPKPEPEKAEQKIEPEVDTSTEAEQAPETEEQLDTAEEPEEEAETAEDELGWITYAGIALGNILVLGGLFFAYKKLIKSGDEKLEDEEAESGKEGKENEEKPAVDEKPIVELEEPDELEPEPEPEPEPEPEKDPMAEDDDMEIELPADDLEDLTASEPVAGEEEPPPAPPETMDEEQAEAKDQLDEDDIPTEDPEDLLNEDFDLSGGDESDEKKDKPE from the coding sequence ATGACTCAAAGGGCTGGGTCTATCATCCTGGCAAGCGTATTTAATTCACGCCTAGAGGTTGTGAAGTTTATCATTTGCACGCTAAGGCAAGGTGGCTGGGCATTTATTCCATTTTTATTCTTACTACTCTTTCACTTTGTAGCTGTTAATGCTGTATTTGCAGAAGAATCTGATCAATCGTCTGCCGCTAAAGTGGCTGCTGCAGATGTACGCATGCTTGTGGATATTTCAGGTAGTATGAAAATTAATGATCCACAAAACTTACGAGTGCCTGCAATAGAGTTAATGGTTGAATTATTACCAAAAGGCAGTAAGGCGGGAGTATGGAATTTTGGTCAGCATATCAAACCACTGGTCCCTTATGCAGACGTTAATGACCAATGGCGACAACAAGCAAGACAGCAAGTAGAGAAAATTAATTCAACAGGGCTATTTACTAATATTGGAGAAGCCCTCAATGCAGCTGCATTTGATCGTAATACTCAGGCTAAACAGCCTCGTCATATCATCCTGCTAACTGACGGCATGGTGGATATTGCAAAAGACCCAGATAAAAACAAGGCCGAACGTGAGCGAATTATTACTGAACAAATTCCAATACTCAGTCAGGCTGGTTACACGATTCATACTATTGCTTTATCCAGTAATTCTGATCGAGAGTTAATGGATACTCTGGCCATAGAGACAGGTGGATTTTCTTCAGAAGCCAATGATGCTGAAGCATTAACCAAACTGTTTTTAAAAGCCTTGGAGCAAACCGCTCCAGCGGAGCAAGTGCCATTAAAAGATAATAAATTCTTGGTGGACTCCAGTGTTGAAGAATTTACTTTACTGGTCTTTAAACCCCGCCCTGAAGCGGTTACCCAACTACTGTCACCTGATCAAACACGCTATTCCAAAGACAATACCACTGATGATATTAAATGGCATAGTACTGATCAGTATGACTTAGTCACTGTACAAAAGCCGTATGAAGGTGAGTGGTTGTTACAAGCAGAACCTGACCCTGATAACCGGGTTACCATTGTTAGTGACCTGAAATTAAAAGTAAAAGAAATCCCCAGTAACTTATTTTTAGGGCAGGAAGTAGAGCTGGACTTTTGGTTTGAGGAACAAGGCAAAACGATTCTTAAACAGGATTTTTTACAGGTTATTCAAGGCAGTTGGCGAGTATATCAAACTGCAAAACTGATCAGTGAACAACCGGTAAAAGGAGAAGACTCTGTCAAAGAGGGGCACTTTACTGACCTGCTTAAGCCATTTCCAGAATTAGGGGATTACCGGATTGAGCTGGTTATTGATGCTAATACGTTTAATCGCCGTTATGCGAAGCTCGTATCGGTACGTCAACCATTTAAGATTGAGAGTGAGCTGCTCACTGACGATGGTCAAGATAAGTACCTAGTGGTAGTGAAACCCCGTAGTCAGTCGATTGATAGAAAATCATCGAAAGTAGTCGCCCAAGTGCGTTATCCAGATGGCACAAAACAGCTTCGTCCCGTTCCCCTTTATAAAGATGGCCGGAGTTGGCGATTTTCCATTGAGCGTTTACAGCAAGGTCAACACAAGGTTTTTTTTAATATTAATGCACAAGCGAAAGATGGTCAGTCGCTGAAAATTGAAACAGCCCCAATTATATTGAATTATCCAGAAACACAAACAGCGACAGCAGAAGCTGGGGTTACTCCTAAGCCAGAACCAGAAAAAGCTGAACAAAAAATAGAGCCAGAAGTGGATACGAGCACTGAAGCGGAACAAGCGCCTGAGACTGAAGAACAGTTGGACACTGCAGAAGAGCCAGAGGAGGAGGCTGAAACAGCAGAAGATGAGTTAGGCTGGATTACTTATGCAGGGATAGCTTTGGGCAATATATTGGTGTTGGGTGGGTTATTTTTTGCCTATAAAAAACTCATAAAGAGCGGTGATGAAAAACTTGAAGATGAGGAGGCTGAGTCTGGTAAGGAAGGGAAAGAAAATGAAGAAAAGCCTGCGGTTGATGAAAAGCCAATAGTTGAATTAGAAGAACCTGATGAGCTAGAGCCGGAACCAGAACCAGAACCAGAACCAGAACCAGAAAAAGATCCTATGGCAGAAGATGATGATATGGAAATTGAACTACCTGCCGATGACCTTGAAGACTTAACGGCCAGTGAACCAGTGGCTGGGGAGGAAGAGCCGCCTCCTGCTCCACCAGAAACCATGGATGAGGAGCAAGCTGAAGCCAAGGATCAGTTAGATGAAGATGATATTCCTACCGAAGATCCTGAAGATTTACTGAATGAAGATTTTGACTTATCAGGTGGAGATGAGTCGGATGAAAAAAAAGATAAACCTGAATAA
- a CDS encoding class II glutamine amidotransferase, with translation MCELLGMSANVPTDICFSFTGLMQRGGRTGPHKDGWGIVLYEGKAIREFRDSQPSYQSAVAELVKQYPIKSCIVISHIRQANSGRVCLENTHPFIRELWGRKWTFAHNGQLKKAKQALPLSFYLPVGTTDSEHAFCWMLAQIRQQFPVMPEQPEPIWQAIHQLCCQLNEYGVFNLLLSEANYLYAFCSTKLSWLTRRAPFAEAILKDAELKIDFQKETTPNDVVTVIATEPLTTNETWNTLEPGELAVFQLGELVSTIKAKE, from the coding sequence ATGTGCGAATTATTAGGTATGAGTGCCAATGTTCCAACGGACATTTGCTTTAGTTTTACTGGTCTTATGCAGCGAGGAGGGCGCACTGGTCCCCATAAGGATGGTTGGGGCATTGTGTTATATGAAGGAAAAGCGATTCGGGAGTTTCGTGATAGCCAGCCAAGTTACCAGTCCGCAGTAGCAGAGCTGGTAAAACAATATCCTATTAAAAGCTGTATTGTAATTAGTCATATTCGACAAGCTAACTCTGGGCGAGTTTGTTTGGAAAATACACATCCTTTTATTCGAGAGTTATGGGGAAGAAAGTGGACTTTTGCCCATAATGGTCAGCTAAAAAAAGCAAAACAAGCGCTTCCCTTATCATTTTATTTACCCGTGGGGACCACTGATAGTGAACATGCCTTTTGTTGGATGTTAGCTCAAATAAGACAACAGTTTCCTGTAATGCCTGAGCAGCCAGAGCCTATATGGCAGGCTATTCATCAATTGTGTTGTCAACTCAATGAATATGGTGTGTTTAATTTATTATTAAGCGAGGCTAATTATCTATATGCATTTTGCTCGACGAAATTATCTTGGTTAACACGGCGAGCACCTTTTGCAGAAGCGATATTAAAGGATGCTGAGCTGAAAATTGACTTTCAAAAAGAAACCACCCCTAATGATGTTGTTACTGTGATAGCAACGGAACCGCTCACCACGAATGAAACCTGGAATACCTTAGAGCCGGGAGAGTTAGCAGTATTTCAGTTGGGGGAGTTGGTATCTACAATTAAAGCAAAAGAATAA
- a CDS encoding AAA family ATPase yields MKFSSTKEYVAADELTMAVNAAIALQRPLLIKGEPGTGKTMLAEQVAKSLELPLIQWHIKSTTKAQQGLYEYDAVSRLRDSQLGDERVHDISNYIVKGKLWQAFESDQPTVLLIDEIDKADIEFPNDLLLELDKMEFYVYETQQRIAAKHRPIIIITSNNEKELPDAFLRRCFFHYINFPDQSTMRQIVEVHYPGIAAKLVTEAMEIFFSLREVPGLKKKPSTSELIDWIKLLMADEISVDILRDRDASKAIPPLYGALVKNEQDVHLLERLAFMARRKR; encoded by the coding sequence ATGAAATTTTCAAGTACCAAGGAATATGTAGCGGCGGATGAGTTAACGATGGCAGTGAATGCAGCCATTGCTCTCCAGCGCCCGCTGTTGATTAAAGGGGAGCCCGGCACCGGAAAAACTATGCTGGCAGAACAGGTGGCTAAGTCATTAGAACTACCGTTGATTCAGTGGCATATCAAGTCTACCACTAAAGCACAGCAAGGGCTGTATGAGTATGATGCAGTCTCTCGTTTAAGAGACTCTCAGCTGGGTGATGAACGGGTACATGACATTAGCAATTACATTGTCAAAGGTAAGCTATGGCAGGCCTTTGAGTCAGACCAGCCAACAGTGTTACTCATTGATGAAATTGATAAGGCGGATATAGAGTTTCCCAATGACCTATTATTGGAGCTGGATAAAATGGAGTTTTATGTGTACGAAACTCAACAGCGCATTGCAGCAAAACACCGGCCTATCATTATCATTACCAGCAATAATGAAAAAGAATTACCTGATGCATTTTTAAGGCGTTGTTTTTTTCACTACATTAACTTCCCTGATCAGTCCACCATGCGCCAGATTGTTGAGGTTCACTATCCTGGTATTGCGGCAAAACTGGTGACAGAAGCCATGGAAATCTTTTTCTCGTTAAGAGAAGTGCCAGGCTTGAAAAAGAAGCCGTCAACATCAGAGCTGATTGATTGGATTAAGCTACTAATGGCGGATGAAATATCCGTTGATATTTTACGTGATCGTGATGCCAGTAAGGCTATTCCACCCTTGTATGGGGCATTGGTAAAAAATGAGCAGGATGTGCATCTGCTGGAGCGACTAGCTTTTATGGCACGTAGAAAGCGGTAA